A segment of the Flavobacterium azooxidireducens genome:
ATCATCCGACACGAAAAACCGGAAGGAGTGATTGTTCAATTAGGAGGACAAACGGCTTTGAAATTAGCTGAAAAACTAGATCGTTACGGTATAAAAATCATCGGAACTAGTTTTGATGCGTTGGATTTGGCTGAAGATAGAGGACGTTTTTCTGAACTTTTATCCGAATTAAAAATACCTTTTCCACAATTTGGTGTGGCTGAAAATGCCGATCAAGCTTCCGCTTTGGCTGATGTTTTAGATTTTCCGTTGTTGGTTAGACCTTCTTATGTATTAGGCGGACAAGGAATGAAAATCGTCATCAACAAGCAAGAATTAGAGGAACATGTAATTGATTTATTAAAAAATATTCCGGGAAACAAATTGCTTTTAGATCATTATTTAGATGGAGCAATTGAAGCCGAAGCCGATGCCATTTGCGATGGAGAAAATGTCTACATCATCGGAATCATGGAGCACATTGAGCCTTGTGGTGTGCATTCAGGAGATAGTAATGCCACTTTACCACCGTTTAATTTAGGTGAATTTGTGATGCAACAGATAAAAGATCATACAAAAAAGATTGCATTGGCTTTAAAAACGGTTGGATTAATCAATATTCAATTTGCCATTAAAGACGACACCGTTTACATTATCGAAGCAAATCCAAGAGCATCTCGCACAGTTCCTTTTATTGCAAAAGCCTATGGTGAACCGTATGTAAACTATGCTACAAAAGTAATGTTAGGTGAAAATAAAGTAACCGATTTTACTTTTAATCCACAACTTAAAGGATATGCCATCAAACAACCTGTTTTTTCTTTTGGTAAGTTTCACGGCGTAAACAAAAAATTAGGCCCGGAAATGAAATCAACGGGAGAAAGTATTCTGTTTATTGAAGATTTGAAAGACGATCAATTCTATGAATTGTATTCGAGAAGAAAAATGTATTTGAGTAGATAAAAAAAATGCCCCGTTTAAATCGAACGGGGCATTTAATTTTAATTCTTTTTCAACAGAATTTTTTCCTGAGTAAACTGAAAAGCATCTTCTAAAAAGTCAATCATCTTGTTCCAATTGCTGTTTGGTTCGTAATAATTGTTATATGATTTTGTAGTTTTGATGGTAATTAAATTTCCATTTTGCGAAACTGAACTCACAAATCCGCCGGTTTCATTTTCTGCATTTTTATTAAATTTATCCAACCCCGAAGCAGTGTAACCTTCCGGTATTTCAAACTGAATTTCATGTTCAATTTGTCTTGGAAAGCTCATATAAACGTTGTTTGTTCTGTTTTTTTCTTTTTCAGAAAGTTCAATCTGAGAAGTTAAAAACTTTCCTACTTCCAGAATTATATTATTGCCGGCTTTTTTGATATAATGGTCTTTTATTGTGAAAGATTCTTTGTACGCCATTGGTTCTTTACTTCCAAATCTTCCTGAATTTTCAACATCCATGGTATAATCTTCTATATCGTGACCAAATTCTTCTTTCACGCTGTTTGTAAAGTTTTCTTTTTGTTTGTCTTTATATTTAGCAATTAATGCATCAAATTCTTTTTGATATTGGTCTTTTTTCTTTTTGTTTTTTACTTTTTCCAATAACGAAGTAGTACCATATTTTTGATAATCATCATACACATAATCAAAAAAGTATAATTTATTTGATTGCTCACTGGGTTTGTATTGACCAAAATTAAAATTTTCTCTGTCTACTTTAATGCTGGTTAAATCTTCGTTAAGTTTAATTTTAGTTATACTTCTTGAAATATTGTCTTTTTTGGTTGAACCGGGAAGTGTAATCATCTCAGAATCTACCACTTTTTTATTTTTAGAAATTTGAAGTAAATAGGCTTTTGTGTTTTCAAGTTGATAATTAAATTGATCTGCAGAAGAAAAAGGTGTAAAAAATTCAAGGTAAACAGGATTTGCCGTATTCACACGAAGTAGAATGGTAATATTCTGTTGTATCAGTAAATCGGTAATAGGACCATTATAACGAGCTGTACCAATCACGATATCATACGGAATCTTGTTGTCTTTTAGAAACGCCATGAAGTGATTAATAAATTCCTCTTCCTTTTGAAAAAATATAGCATTTGGATATAAATCAAATGGATAGAAAATGTTGGCATCTTTCGCAACAAAAGCTTCTATATATTGTGTAAAATATTGATGTCTTGTGAAATAATAAACTTCTCGTACTTTTTCTTCATCAGAACTGAAACTTTTTCCTTTTAGGAATTTTTCAATGTGACCTAAATCTCCGTAAGGTCTGAATTTTGTATTATAATAGTTAAAAACATCTTCTTTAGAAACGGTTGATTTTACTATACTTTCTTTTTCCGAAAGAAAGGCTTCTGCTCTTTTTTCAAATTTACCTGAACGGGCAAAAAACACCTGAAATTTATAACAAGGCAATTCGATTAAAGGATAAAACCATCTTGGAAATTCATTTTTTTCAATGTCTTTGGCTGCAAATTCATAATGACGTTCGCCACCCTTATTACTCGGAATTTCTTTGAGTTCCGGTGCTCCGTTATAGGTGGCAAAGTTTAAGAAAAAATCATTTTCTGTTTGAAAAATTAACTTGTAATCCATAATTGGGTAAACATCGCCCAAGGTTCTTTCTACCGGATCAAACCCCATTTCCAATTGCGATTTAAAGGGCTCTTCGGAATGCAAATAATAATCAATAATATCGCCAATTTCTAAATTTGGAATGGCAATTTTTTTCTCTTTATCGGCATCAACGGCTTCTTTGCTTACATTAATAATTGTTTCTTTACCATCCGGCTTTACCACTTTTATGCCTAAAATGTTTTTTCCGGCACGTCTGCTCCAGCCTTTGTCTGAAGAAAATCGTTCTTTAAATGTGAATTCAGAATACTCTTTTACCGCAGCTTCATCGAGCAATTTTACTCTATTACGCAAAGCAGAAGTATAATTAACATTTGATCCGAATTTATGATAATCGTGAAATTCATATTTATAAATCATTACCGCCGATTCGTTTTTCCATTTATCAGGAATAGTCATTGTTTTGGAATGCGGATCGTCTTTTCCCCAAAAGAAATCACGTATTTTATCTTCTTGAGCAGATAACGAAGTGGTTACAAAAAAACAGATAAGTAGAATTTTTTTCATTTTGACTATGATTTTGATAAAGTAATGGATGAGTTATAAAGTTCGGTTAATTTTTTATGAGCCGCATTCCACGATTCTTGTTGATTTTTTCGGATGATGGCATTTTTAAAAACGAATACTTTTTTATAAACAAGGTCTTTTCCTTTTAACGAAAAACTTGCTTCTATCTCATAATCTTCGTTTTTCTGACTCAAATTTTCAGGTAATTTATCTATTTTATAACCTTCCGGAAGTGTGATGGTTATTTCGGAATCATACCAAGTTTTATAGTCTAACTCATAGTCAGTTTCACGCTCTTTGAACGAAAAACTTTTGTATTCGTTCATAAATTCAAAATTTAAGTAAATTTCGTCATCAAATTCACTAATTCTATTGGAAGATTCTAAGGTGTAATCAATCGTGAGTTTTGCGTCTCTGTTTTTTAAATCACTTGATTTAATCTCTTTTACTTTATTGTTTTTATCTTGTTTAGCCAAAAAATTTTCTAGTGCGAGTGCTTTTTTGTCGGTTTCAAAACTGTTGTAAATGTTTAAAAACATGCTTTTGCTTTCGCCATTATATGTTCGGTTACACGTTCCTTTCAATTTGTCTTTTTCTATAGCTAATTTTGCTCTAAATGTTTCTTTGTTTAATTCGGCAGAACTCGAAGGAACTTTGTCGATAATGAATTCACTTCCGTTTTCAATCATCACTTCTTTGTTCTGAATTCGTTCGGCGTAATTTCCTAATGAACTAAATTTTTCGGTTCCGTCAAGATAAATTTTCTTCCCATTCTGAAAAACGGTGCAAATCATGTGATTATCAACAACCAAAGAAGGAATAGAATAGTTGTAAGCAATGTGTTTAGTTCCAATCCACGTTAATCGAGCATCAAAACCGGCAATTTTGAGCATTTGTTTTGTCAGGTTTGCCATTCCTTTACAATCGCCATATCGTTTGGAAAAAACTTGATGTGAATCGTCCGGTTTAAATCCGGCAATACCATCTTCAAAGGCAATATAACGGATGTTGTCTTGCACCCAATAAAAGATGTTTTTTATTTTTTCTTCGTCTGATGTTGCTTTTGCAGTAAGTTCTGTTACTTTACTTTTTAATTGCTCAGTGTCATCTTTCATCTGATCTACAAGCGATTTATACCAACCATATAAATCAGCAGTGGTTTTAAAAAGATTACTTTTCTTTCCATTATAATCATACGATTTGGCTAAAACCAAAATATGCGGATATAAATAAGATCTTCCGGGACTACTTTGTTCATCAAAAACAGCAGGAATATCTTTGTATGTGTATAAGTAAGTGGTTGATTTGTTTTTAGGGTCTTTTGTTTGGCTTTTGATAATATTGTGTCCGTTGAAATTCATTTCTTTTAATTCAACTTCCAGCCAATCCGGAACTGTAATTTCAATTTTTTTATCAATTACAGGAAATTCATCATTAAAATGAAGCGAAGTAAAATATTTTACATCTTCAAATTTCTTGTTCATCGCATAATTATAGGTGTATCCTTGAACCGGAAAATCAATTTGAACATGTTTCACCCGAGCATCGTTGTAAAACAAGTCTTTATCCTTGTAGAATTCATCTTTAACGGGAAATGTTGCAGTTTTTTCATTCCGATACTTCAATAAAAAAGTTTCAATTTTTGACGAACTATCATAAAACTCATATTTATAGATATCTGCTCGGTGATTGATGTTCATCAAAAGTTCTTTAACAGATAAATCTACCGTGACATTTGAAGTTGATTTGTTGAAACCAAAATTTACGATTTCAGTACTTTCTAAAATAGCAACATCTTGCTTACTGTATTTTCCGCGAATGGTTTTGGCGAGCTCAATATCATTGGGAGTTGGGTCAATGTTTTTTTGACTCCAAACAGACAAATTTCCCAAAAAAAAGAGAAATAGAATGGTTTTGAAATGCATAAAAATTGTTTTTGCTAAGTAAGTAAAAAATAATAGTTTATGCTAAATTATTTTTCAAAAACCGTTTACTTTTTCTGCAAGTTATTAATTAATGTGAATTTGCTATTTTTTGATGTGGATTTTTTTATTTTTTGAAATATTTCCACGGTACAACCAACATTCCAAAACATTCTCCATGTTCTTTGCCAAGATGTTTGTGATGCATTTTATGAGCTCTTCTCACAGCTTTTGCATAAATATTGTTGGCATTTCTAAATAATTTGAAGCGTTGATGAATAAAAATATCGTGTACGAAAAAGTAAGCTAATCCATAAGCAAAGATTCCTATTCCAATGGCTAAACCGATTTCTAAAATGTTGTATTTCCAAAGCAAAAAGAAACTAATGCTCACAATAGCATAAAAAATAAAAAACGCATCATTTCGTTCAAACCATGAATCATGATCTTTTTTGTGATGATCGGCATGCAAATGCCACAAAAATCCATGCATAACATATTTATGTGTGAACCAAGCCATGAATTCCATCATGAAAAAGGTTAAAAAGAAGACTAAAATGTGAATCGCAATGTGCATATTATATTGTTTTTAATCTGTAATTAATGTAACATTTTGCCAATAATCCTACTTTTTGATAGTCAGAAACTCTAATTCTGGTGTTTTTTATGGCTAATGAAGGTGTTTTTTTAAGTTTAGAAAGTAATTTTTTGTAATAAACATACGCTGTGTAAACACCAAATTTTGCTTCAATTGGCAATTTACGAATTCCTTCATAACCGGCTTCAAAATCGGCTTCGATTTCAGCAATAATGATTTGTTTTGATGTTTCATCCAACTGACTTAAATCTGTGTTAGGGAAATACGTTCTATTTAGCTCTTCGTAATCTGCTTTCAAATCTCTCAAAAAATTCACTTTTTGAAAAGCAGAACCCAACCGCATAGCACTTTCTTTTAGTTCATCAAACTTACTGTCGTTGCCATTTACAAACACTTTTAAACACATTAATCCAACTACATCTGCCGATCCATAAATATATTCTTGGTATTCTTCAGAAGTTTTATATTCCGTTTTATGCAAATCTAATTTCATACTTTTCATAAACGCGTCTATCAATTCTTTTGGAATGTCATAACGATTTACAGTGTGTTGAAATGAATTTAAAATAGGATTTAAACTAATTTTATGGTGAAGAGCATTTTGTAAATCACTTTCAAATAAAGTAAATAAGGTTTCTTTATCATAATCATGAAATGAATCTACAATTTCATCGGCAAATCGAACAAAACCATAAATATTATAAATATCCTGACGGATGGAAGGAGCCAACATTTTTACTGCAGAAGAAAATGATGTGCTATACGTTTTAGTTACATTTCTACTGCATTCATAAGATATATTGTCAAAAATAGATTTCATAGCAAGAATTTTTAACGTTTTGTTGAATTTTTTTGGATCAATTCAGAAGCCAATTTCCCTGAAATTAAAGAAGGTGGTACTCCCGGACCTGGAACTGTTAGCTGACCGGTAAAAAACAAGTTTTCAACTTTTTTGCTTTTCAGTTTTGGTCTTAAAAATGCAGTTTGAAATAATGTGTTGGCCATTCCGTAGGCATTTCCTTTGTATGAATTATAGTCTTTTATAAAATCATTCACACAATACGATTCTTTAAATATAACATTCTCTTTGACAGATTGCTCTGTTAGTTTTTCAAATCGGTTGATGATAATATTAAAATACTTTTCTCTAATCTCTTCCGTATCATCAATTCCGGGTGCAAGTGGAATTAGAAATATTCCGGCTTCTTTACCAGTAGGTGCTGCAGAATCATCTGTTTTAGATGGAAAACTAGCATAAAATAGCGGTTCTTCCGGCCATGCTGGATTATCATAAATCGCTTCGGCATGTTTATCGAAAGATACATCAAAGAATAGGGTATGATGTTCTACTTTCTCAATTTTTTTATCAAAACCTACATAAAAGAGGAGGGAAGAAGGAGCAAACGTTTTCTTTTCCCAATACGATTCAGAATAAGCTCGGTGTTCTATATCCAGTAATGTTTCCGAATGATGGTAGTCTGCACCACTGAGTACAACATCACAAAACTTTTCTTCACCATTCACTTTGATACCGACTGCTTTTTTTTGTTTTACAATTATTTTTTCAACATTTGAATTGGTTTGAATTTTTACGCCTAATTCGTTAGCCAATGCTTCCATGGCTAAAATCACGCTATACATTCCGTTTTTAGGATGCCAAGTTCCCATTCCGAAATCGGCAAAATTCATAAAACTGTAAAATGCCGGCGTATCTTGAGGTTTTGCTCCTAAAAATAATACCGGAAATTCAAGTATTTGAACTAATTTTTGATTCTTAAATCGCTTTCTAACTTCCTTACTAATGTTTGAAAAAAATTGCCCTACTTTTAAAGCAGTTTCTGGCGTAATTAATTCAAGTGGCGAAACTCCCGGTCTGTAAACTAAATTTTTTATAGCAATATCATAATTACTTTTTGCTTCGGACATGAATCTTTCTAATACGGCACCGCTTCCTTTTTCTATACTTTCAAAGGTTTTGATGATGTCTTTTAAATTATCTGCAATAGTTACAAAATCTTGAATACCAAAATAAACCTGATAGGCCGGAGAAAGTTTAATTAACTCGTAATAATCGGAAGGCTTTTTCCCAAAATCATTAAAAAAACGTTCAAAAACATCCGGCATCCAATACCAAGTTGGACCAATATCGAATGTAAAACCTTCTTTTTTGAGTTGCCTGGCTCTGCCGCCAATAGTGGAATTTTTTTCAAAAACAGTAACAGTGTTACCTTCTTTAGCTAAATAACAAGAAGCAGCTAAAGCTGAAAATCCGGATCCGATTATAAATATATCTTTTTTCATATTGTTTAACAAATATAGGTAAAAAGTTAAACAAAAAAAAGATTTAAGTAAAAATTAAAGATTATTTGACATTTCTAAAATCGAGCTGAACACTTTTACATTGGGATGTTGTTCTTCTTTTATAAATTCGGTTAGTCTGCCAATTGTCCATAATTCAGATCCATGACTTTCTAAAATTTCGGTATGAATTTCTTTTAGATAATTATTGATATCATCTTTTGATGGTTCAACGGTCATATATGATATGTAAGTTACTTTGTCAAAATATTTTTTAATGTCTTTTAAACTTTCAATGGGAACACTTTCTCCCAAATATATCGTTTTATATCCATTTAGAATAATTTCATAGTTAAGATACATCAATCCTAGTTCATGAATTTCGTTCAATGGAAGGAAAAGTACAAATACACGATCGTCTTTGGTTGGTTCTAAAAGCTGAATTTTTTCGGTATTGACTAATAATTTTTGCTTTACCAAATAACTGATAAAATGTTCATGAGCGGGTGAAATGGTTTCAGATTGCCAAAGCAAACCAATTTCATTCATAAGCGGAATGAAAATCTCATAAAAAACCTCTCGAAATGATTTTTCGGATAGTAAATTAGTATAAGTATTAAAAAATAACGTTTGATCAAAATTCATCATGGCCATTTTGAACGCATTAATGGCATGATGTTTAACGCTTTTTTCATTCACGATTTCTCTAACTAAAATACTTATTTTATCAGGAGTTAGTTTTGATATTTTTGATATTTTGTAGCCGTGGTTGTGAAGCAATGTGATGTTTAAAAGCTTCTGAAGAGCCGGTAAATCATAATAGCGAATGTTGGTGTCTGTTCGCATTGGTTCTAAAACGTTGTATCGTTTTTCCCATATCCTAATTGTATGAGCTTTGATGCCAGATAAATTTTCAAGATCTTTGATACTGAAAACGTTTTTTACATTGTTCATTCTTTCACTATATTTGTTAAACAAAATTAGTAATTATTAATTAATGAACTATTTTTTTATTGTTTATTTTAGAAATTTATATAATTAATAAGGAAAAATAATACAATAATTGAAATTTGAAGGATAATCGATTGCAAAATGAAATTAAATTGGGCTTAGAAATTCAATTTATTAAACAAAAAAACGCTAAGAACACTTAACGTTTTTTAAAGTTTATTATGTGACCACGATGGGATTCGAACCCACACGCCTTTCAGCACCACCCCCTCAAGATGGCAAGTCTACCAATTTCTCCACGTGGCCTTGTAACCTAAAAAAGTAAAGACGTTGCACTGCAACGTCTCTTTTGTGACCCGACTGGGGCTCGAACCCAGGACCCCAACATTAAAAGTGTTGTGCTCTACCAACTGAGCTATCGAGTCAATGCATCCTTCAAAACCTGTAAAGATGTTGCACTGCAACATCTCTTTGTGACCCGACTGGGGCTCGAACCCAGGACCCCAACATTAAAAGTGTTGTGCTCTACCAACTGAGCTATCGAGTCAAATACAATTTCTTGAATGCGGGTGCAAATATACGGTCTTATTATTTATTTTTCAAAGCAAAATTGTCTTAAATTTGTATTTTTAATTTAATCTTTCTTAATGCCTTATTATACAGGGATTTATTATGCAAAAAAAAATTATTTTACTTGGTTACATGGGTTCAGGAAAGAGTATCATTGCTTCAAAACTATCAAATGTTTTAAAAAAAAATCATTTGGACTTGGATGTTTTAATTGAAAATGAACAAAATTTATCAATCAATTCTATCTTTAAAACCAAAGGAGAACTTTATTTTAGAAAATTAGAACATGAAGTTTTTAAAAAATTAATTGAATCGGACGACGAATTTGTTTTGAGTTTGGGTGGAGGAACGCCCTGCTATGCGAATAATCACCTTTTCTTGCAAAATGAGGGTGTAGTTTCAGTATATTTAAAAACTTCCGTAGAAGAGCTTTATAGACGTTTGAATAAAAACAAATCAGCTAGACCAATTATTTCAGAAATGGCTGAGGAGGACTTAAAAGAATTTATAGCCAAACATCTTTTTGATAGAAGTTTTTATTATCATCAAGCAAAATATATAATTTCTACTGACGACAAATCAATTGAAGATGTTGTGGAGGAAATTAAGAAATTAGTTGCTTAAATAAGCATGACTACTATCATTTTCAAAAACCACTTGCACATGTTCTTGTAGTGAAGTAGATAGCGAAATGCCTTTAAAATCGACTTTTACCGGATATTTTTTGTGATTTCTATCCACTAACACTGCTGTTTTGAATTTTTTTAACGGAACATCTAAGAAGTGCTTCACACCATAAACCAATGTTGTACCGGAGTTTAAAACATCATCAACCAGAATTATGCCTTTGTTTTGATAATCATCTTTCGAAAGGGAAGTAGTTATTGGCTTAAACGGATCTTGCTTATCAATATAAACTTCACACAATGCTATTTTTAATGAAGAAATTTTGCTTAATTCTGCCGCCAATTTTTCTGCAAAAATATATCCATTTTTAGCAATTCCGGCAAGAATAATTTCTTCTTCATCTACAAATGTTTCGTAGATTTGATAAGCAATTCGTTTAATTTTATGCTCAATTTCCTGATGTGAAAGAATCGTAATTTGTGGCATGAGTTTATATTTTTCTCAAAGATAGAAAGATTAAGTATATCCTAAAAACATTTTTTTACGGAGAAATTTCGAAATCAGAATTAATTATTTTTCTTGAATTTAGAAGAAAAGCACCATTGATTTAAGCATTTTGAGACTCGCTGGTTAATACTTTTGATGATTTGTAGAAAAGTTCTTTATTAAGCGAAATACTATAGGCTAAGCTAATGAAAATGCACCATGAAATTAAATAGGCTGGAAATTTTTCTACTCCAAACTGAAGATATTCATTTTTAGAAAAAACAAACATCACAATTACAACAAGTGTGTGGCATATACTAATTGCCCAAAAACTAAATTTAAAATCGATTACTTTAAACAAAAATGAGTGGAAATAAAAGAGCAACAATGCTGCTAAATAACCGCCAATAGTTATCAATGCTACGCCTTCTAATTCTGAACTATCTCCATTGGTAATGTTTTGAATCCATTCATCAAAAAAGTAAATCACAATACCTAATCCAAGAAAAACCAAATAACTTTGACCAACACTTAAAACAATTCCCATAGCTTTGTTTAGTTTGAGTTTGTCAGTATTCACTAAACTTACTGAAAGTGCAAAAATGAGTGGTAGGAAAAACAACGCTTTTTCTACTGAAGGAACAAGTAGCATCGTTATAATTACCAAAACAGAGCCTAAAATTACTCGTAACATAAGTTGAGATTTTAAAGAGTATAATACCGTATAAAGATAATAAAAAAAGAGCTGCCTTTTCAGACAACTCTTTTCTATATAAGTAAGTTAAAATCGGATTGTTAAAACGTTTATTTTACTTTATTCAAAATTGCTTTAAAAGCTTCCGGATGATTCATTGCTAAATCTGCAAGCACTTTACGGTTCAATTCGATACCGTTAGATTTTACTTTTCCGATGAATTGAGAATAACTCATTCCTTCCAAACGAGCACCAGCGTTGATACGCATGATCCATAACGAACGGAAGTTTCTTTTGTTTTGTCTTCTGTCACGGTATGCATAAACCATGGCTTTTTCAACCGCGTTTTTAGCAACCGTCCAAACGTTTTTACGTCTACCAAAGAAACCTTTGGCTTGCTTTAATACTTTTTTTCTTCGTGCTCTTTTAGCAACCGAATTTACTGATCTTGGCATAATTTTCTTGTTTTTTTGTAGCAGGCGTCCCGAATTTAATCAAGGGAACTTATCGGCCGTACTCCAAGGTTATTAAATAATTTTTAACCTAAAGAATTTTTAACAAAGTGTTCAGTTTTCAGATTTTTAGTATTCAGTTCTAAAACTACTTACTAAGTACTGATCACTGCAAACTAAATTAGATGATTCTTAATTGTTGTTTAATGCTTTTCTCATCGGTTTTGTGAACCAAAGTCGAATGAGTTAAAGCTAATTTACGCTTTTTAGATTTTTTAGTCAAAATGTGACTTTTAAAAGCGTGCTTTCTCTTGATTTTTCCAGAGCCAGTTACTTTGAATCGCTTCTTAGCACTGGATTTTGTTTTCATTTTAGGCATAATTTCCCAAATTTATTTGTGATTCAACTTACTTACTTATTTTACTTTCATTTTTCATCTGCTTACTGCGACTGAAAACTGAAAACTGCTTACTTCTTCTTCTTAGGAGCGAGATACATAATCATTCGCTTTCCTTCTAAAACAGGCAAAGCTTCCACTTTTCCTAAATCTTCTAAATCTTGAGCCAAACGTAATAAAAGAATTTGACCTTGTTCTTTATAAATAATCGAACGTCCTTTAAAGAATACAAAAGCTTTTAATTTTGCTCCTTCTTTTAAGAATTTCTCAGCATTTTTCTTTTTAAACTCATAATCATGCTCATCCGTTTGTGGTCCAAAACGAATTTCTTTCACTACAATTTGAGTCGATTTGGCTTTGAGCATTTTATCTCTTTTCTTTTGCTCGTAGATAAATTTACCGTAGTCCATTAATTTACAAACCGGTGGCTCTGCATTGGGAGAAATTTCTACCAAATCCACCTCGAATTCTTCGGCTAAACGCAAAGCTTCAGAGATTTTGTAAACCCCTGGCTCGATGTTTTCACCTACCAATCGCACTTCGGGAACACGAATTAAATTGTTAATTCTATGTGCTGCCTTCTTTTCTACTCTGGGTTGATATCCCCTGTTGTTTCTAATTGCTATGACTTTTAATTTTTAAGTTAAACTACAAATGGTTTTAATGTTTTGCTTATTTCTTCGTTTACAATTTTAGCAAATTCTTCAACTGTAACCGTGATATTTCCTTTTCCTTCTTGACCGTGCCTTCTAACAGAAATCGTGCCGTTCTTCTCTTCTTCATCGCCAACGATAATCATAAACGGAATTTTCTTCACTTCCGCATCCCTGATTTTCTTGCCAATTGTCTCGTTGCGGTTGTCAAGCAGGCCGCGAATTTCGTGATTTTCTAGCAAAGTTAAAACTTTTTCGGCATAATTTTCATATTTCTCGCTCAAAGACAAGATTATAGCTTGCTCAGGCATTAACCATAGTGGGAAATTTCCTGCTGTATGTTCCAATAAAATCGCAATAAATCGTTCCATCGAACCAAATGGTGCTCGGTGAATCATCACCGGACGATGCATTTCATTATCCGCTCCTTTATAATTCAATTCAAAACGCTCCGGTAAATTATAATCTACTTGAATCGTTCCCAATTGCCATTGTCTTCCCAAAGCGTCTTTCACCATAAAGTCTAATTTCGGTCCGTAAAAAGCAGCTTCGCCATATTCTACAACCGTATTTAAACCTTTATCTCGAGCTGCATTGATGATAGCATTTTCTGCTTTTTCCCAATTTTCATCGCTACCAATATATTTTTCTCTATTCTCTTGATCTCTCAACGAAATCTGAGCCGTAAAATTCTCAAATCCTAACGAACTGAAAACATACAAAACCAAATCAATTACTTTTTTAAACTCGCTGTCCAATTGGTCTGGTGTACAAAAAATATGGGCATCATCTTGCGTAAATCCGCGAACTCGTGTCAATCCGTGCAATTCACCACTTTGCTCATAACGATAAACCGTTCCAAATTCTGCATAACGCTTCGGTAAATCTTTATAACTCCACGGTCTTGTATTGTAAA
Coding sequences within it:
- a CDS encoding phytoene desaturase family protein; this encodes MKKDIFIIGSGFSALAASCYLAKEGNTVTVFEKNSTIGGRARQLKKEGFTFDIGPTWYWMPDVFERFFNDFGKKPSDYYELIKLSPAYQVYFGIQDFVTIADNLKDIIKTFESIEKGSGAVLERFMSEAKSNYDIAIKNLVYRPGVSPLELITPETALKVGQFFSNISKEVRKRFKNQKLVQILEFPVLFLGAKPQDTPAFYSFMNFADFGMGTWHPKNGMYSVILAMEALANELGVKIQTNSNVEKIIVKQKKAVGIKVNGEEKFCDVVLSGADYHHSETLLDIEHRAYSESYWEKKTFAPSSLLFYVGFDKKIEKVEHHTLFFDVSFDKHAEAIYDNPAWPEEPLFYASFPSKTDDSAAPTGKEAGIFLIPLAPGIDDTEEIREKYFNIIINRFEKLTEQSVKENVIFKESYCVNDFIKDYNSYKGNAYGMANTLFQTAFLRPKLKSKKVENLFFTGQLTVPGPGVPPSLISGKLASELIQKNSTKR
- a CDS encoding MerR family transcriptional regulator, giving the protein MNNVKNVFSIKDLENLSGIKAHTIRIWEKRYNVLEPMRTDTNIRYYDLPALQKLLNITLLHNHGYKISKISKLTPDKISILVREIVNEKSVKHHAINAFKMAMMNFDQTLFFNTYTNLLSEKSFREVFYEIFIPLMNEIGLLWQSETISPAHEHFISYLVKQKLLVNTEKIQLLEPTKDDRVFVLFLPLNEIHELGLMYLNYEIILNGYKTIYLGESVPIESLKDIKKYFDKVTYISYMTVEPSKDDINNYLKEIHTEILESHGSELWTIGRLTEFIKEEQHPNVKVFSSILEMSNNL
- the rpmI gene encoding 50S ribosomal protein L35 translates to MPKMKTKSSAKKRFKVTGSGKIKRKHAFKSHILTKKSKKRKLALTHSTLVHKTDEKSIKQQLRII
- a CDS encoding shikimate kinase → MQKKIILLGYMGSGKSIIASKLSNVLKKNHLDLDVLIENEQNLSINSIFKTKGELYFRKLEHEVFKKLIESDDEFVLSLGGGTPCYANNHLFLQNEGVVSVYLKTSVEELYRRLNKNKSARPIISEMAEEDLKEFIAKHLFDRSFYYHQAKYIISTDDKSIEDVVEEIKKLVA
- a CDS encoding phosphoribosyltransferase family protein, which gives rise to MPQITILSHQEIEHKIKRIAYQIYETFVDEEEIILAGIAKNGYIFAEKLAAELSKISSLKIALCEVYIDKQDPFKPITTSLSKDDYQNKGIILVDDVLNSGTTLVYGVKHFLDVPLKKFKTAVLVDRNHKKYPVKVDFKGISLSTSLQEHVQVVFENDSSHAYLSN
- the rplT gene encoding 50S ribosomal protein L20, which codes for MPRSVNSVAKRARRKKVLKQAKGFFGRRKNVWTVAKNAVEKAMVYAYRDRRQNKRNFRSLWIMRINAGARLEGMSYSQFIGKVKSNGIELNRKVLADLAMNHPEAFKAILNKVK
- the infC gene encoding translation initiation factor IF-3 is translated as MNNLIRVPEVRLVGENIEPGVYKISEALRLAEEFEVDLVEISPNAEPPVCKLMDYGKFIYEQKKRDKMLKAKSTQIVVKEIRFGPQTDEHDYEFKKKNAEKFLKEGAKLKAFVFFKGRSIIYKEQGQILLLRLAQDLEDLGKVEALPVLEGKRMIMYLAPKKKK